The following proteins are encoded in a genomic region of Thiomicrospira sp. R3:
- a CDS encoding lipid A biosynthesis acyltransferase, translating into MSKTLASSAQHPIAGAFFKGIIWVFAKLPFTLNRRLGRALGWLLWQLPNSTKRTTQTNLAIAYPDLSRAARDDLAKKSLAQLGKTVTELGPLWLWPKQKLLPLIKEVRGLAQLEAGLAQGRGVIVLSPHLGAWELMGWYWSVQYGITSLYRPPRMASIETFMRTVRERAGAHLVPTDMSGVKALRRALKNQQIVGILPDQDPGASGGVIAPFFNQPANTMLLVAKLAQKAQCPVFYTFAERLAGAEGYRIHVMPALDEVSSGDEFVAAKALNQGVERALSICPSQYQWSYKRYKNVPGQKVY; encoded by the coding sequence ATGAGTAAAACTTTGGCTTCAAGTGCACAGCATCCGATCGCTGGTGCATTCTTTAAGGGAATAATTTGGGTTTTTGCCAAGTTACCCTTCACGTTGAATCGGCGGCTGGGTCGTGCTTTAGGTTGGTTGCTATGGCAGCTGCCTAATTCGACTAAGCGGACAACCCAGACTAACCTAGCGATTGCCTATCCCGATTTAAGCCGCGCCGCGCGCGATGACCTGGCTAAAAAGAGTTTAGCTCAGTTGGGCAAAACGGTGACTGAGCTAGGCCCTTTGTGGTTGTGGCCCAAACAAAAACTCTTACCTTTGATAAAAGAGGTGCGCGGTTTAGCGCAACTTGAGGCAGGTTTGGCGCAAGGGCGTGGGGTTATTGTGTTGTCGCCACATTTGGGCGCTTGGGAGTTAATGGGTTGGTATTGGTCGGTTCAGTATGGTATTACTAGCCTGTATCGGCCGCCGCGTATGGCGTCAATTGAAACTTTTATGCGCACGGTGCGTGAGCGTGCCGGTGCACATTTAGTGCCGACCGACATGAGTGGCGTAAAGGCTTTACGTCGCGCCCTTAAAAATCAGCAAATCGTCGGCATTTTACCCGATCAAGACCCTGGTGCCAGTGGTGGGGTGATTGCACCGTTTTTTAATCAGCCCGCCAATACTATGTTGCTGGTGGCAAAATTAGCACAAAAGGCACAGTGTCCGGTTTTTTATACCTTTGCTGAACGCCTAGCCGGTGCAGAAGGTTACCGGATTCATGTTATGCCTGCTTTGGATGAAGTGAGTAGTGGTGATGAGTTTGTTGCAGCGAAGGCTTTGAATCAGGGAGTTGAGCGGGCATTAAGTATTTGTCCGAGTCAGTACCAATGGTCTTATAAGCGCTATAAAAATGTGCCTGGTCAAAAAGTTTATTAG
- a CDS encoding ATP-binding protein: MKQKPVKPPKKILQMVGRAMAQFKMLREGDRVLLGLSGGKDSLALLMVLKHLQRHAPIRFELAACTIDPQIPGFDPSPLKDFVASLGVAYFYESEDLVALANQYMKGDSFCSFCSRHKRGKLYSVCRREGYNVLALGQHLDDLAESFMMSAFNAGQLRTMKAHYLNNEGDIRIIRPFVRVRENQTRDFAKAAALPVIADNCPACFAKPQARQQFKELLLEQEKTNKHLYANLWTAMQPLISDDNHAGLASLVTGDDYE, from the coding sequence ATGAAACAAAAACCGGTTAAGCCGCCGAAGAAGATTTTGCAGATGGTGGGGCGGGCGATGGCGCAGTTTAAGATGTTGCGCGAGGGTGATCGGGTGTTACTCGGCTTGTCTGGCGGTAAGGATTCGCTGGCTTTATTGATGGTGCTTAAGCATTTGCAGCGGCATGCGCCGATTCGTTTTGAGTTGGCGGCCTGTACTATTGACCCGCAAATCCCAGGTTTTGATCCATCGCCATTAAAAGATTTTGTGGCGAGTTTAGGTGTTGCTTATTTTTATGAGTCCGAAGACTTGGTAGCTCTAGCCAATCAATATATGAAAGGCGATTCGTTTTGTAGCTTTTGTTCGCGTCATAAGCGTGGCAAGCTTTATAGCGTTTGTCGGCGCGAGGGCTATAACGTGTTGGCCTTGGGCCAGCATCTCGACGACCTGGCAGAAAGTTTTATGATGTCGGCGTTTAATGCGGGTCAGTTGCGTACCATGAAAGCCCATTATTTAAACAATGAGGGCGATATTCGGATTATCCGGCCGTTTGTTAGGGTGCGCGAAAACCAAACGCGTGATTTTGCTAAGGCAGCCGCTCTGCCAGTGATTGCTGATAACTGTCCGGCTTGTTTTGCCAAGCCGCAGGCGCGCCAGCAATTTAAAGAATTGTTGTTAGAGCAGGAAAAAACCAATAAACATCTGTATGCAAATTTATGGACAGCAATGCAACCGCTGATTAGTGATGATAACCATGCCGGACTAGCTAGCCTGGTGACGGGGGATGATTATGAGTAA
- a CDS encoding response regulator, with the protein MKKATDRLTKQLAVAFAITIVMVLAMVIYTASLVKEHRAYQHKLNSLPVLIDYGFALTQESRRGYVMSKVPWLVTDIEISRQLQQDTDQSAQATFNSDFFLTSQADKEYRQEQIANFKLTRQALSECMSNQDNIACSPLGDKFMQEGTNLHAHLVGSMTNLFFQTPIYEPVITDRMTLMRTYLNYHQAVSKVLSTISVLDASQGSSSLDSLATRFNAAQLEFNKLGYLLKAHRQSFSGELLDKIEQDKQAYQHLMDRYIYPMLEGSYQSNFSFNFDIDESRSFYLQLHETLHLIEKELSSQYHQLLLEKTAKRMALIVAALLLLIVLFVYGRGIRRQAIIPLQENEAILRSAAAGIVQINAQDIMIRVNPAALSLFGYAETELLGQNVKILMPDSYAEHHDQYLANQVNTGVNKIIGKGREVVALNKQGEAFPIHLAISRVDGVQDLSFIGFVTDLREREAERKATNLRSKLLGALKKATEEFVAITDNQDQVWDDLLHSVLEITDSEQGFIGEVLFRNNGERCLKIHAITNISWDEPSYQLYEKLKSQDMLLCSDKTMIGLAMHQEQIVIGNDMQNDPRGGHAPPGHPPLRKYMGVPIFQGGELVGVYGIANSPEDYSLELAEFLEPFNNTCGVLIASLRQAAEQKDLLKKLEIEKRNAEQAAEAKAHFLANMSHEVRTPMNAILGMSHLALKTQLDNKQRDYVEKIKRSADSLLTVINDILDFSKIEAGKLELEEIKLDIEQLVQDALLPVQVAARAKRLEIVVDIQPELTAYYPSQVFGDATRIGQILINLLNNAVKFTDQGYIRLSVGFDKQTWKLVFVVEDTGIGMTDTQMQRLFSEFSQADVSTTRKYGGTGLGLVISRNLARLMEGDLTVTSQPGEGSQFTLRVNVCYENQPAVVSCKKLAQTALVVDDHPLAAQQVESQLALFDIQTITMDSAEDALLYLSKAKTHPDWLFIDWQMPQINGVELFNQIKQRHPELVDRCILMSFYDWPDLQEAAQRYGIKHTLMKPVFVAPLSQLLLGHTQADQPQGFEGYPDLSGKRILLVEDNSINQQIAQEFLAETHAEVISAENGEVAVYLVTQSGQHFDLVLMDIQMPVMDGLSATRALRAAGVTIPIIAMTAHAFDEERQRCEVAGMNAHFTKPIIPEHLYAMLAEWLDVETRLHSSQTGSSELDQALREIDGLDEAIIKRNLGNKPELLVSALCDFVARYANELAQLKQTLSLADQDTSMLKAHTLKGLSATLGLVELAGLIAEVEHHIEAQHLEAALRLLDNASLTNYKALMNQLADFCQAHQVNQQLVEVDQAQWPTILASFKAMLADFSGTTQDYFVEHKAYFLHYLATETVQQLETQLDNFEFDEALLLLPDELET; encoded by the coding sequence ATGAAAAAAGCAACCGATAGGTTAACTAAGCAACTGGCGGTCGCTTTTGCTATTACGATTGTTATGGTACTAGCGATGGTTATTTATACGGCTAGTCTAGTCAAAGAGCATAGAGCTTATCAACACAAGCTCAACAGTCTTCCTGTTTTAATTGATTATGGTTTTGCGCTAACCCAAGAGTCGCGTCGCGGTTACGTGATGAGTAAAGTACCGTGGTTGGTAACGGATATCGAAATTAGTCGTCAGCTTCAACAGGACACGGATCAAAGCGCACAGGCAACTTTTAATAGCGATTTTTTTTTAACATCTCAAGCTGATAAAGAATATCGGCAAGAACAGATAGCGAACTTTAAGCTGACTCGCCAAGCGCTCAGTGAATGTATGTCTAATCAAGATAATATAGCCTGTAGTCCGTTGGGGGATAAGTTTATGCAAGAAGGTACAAACCTTCATGCGCATCTAGTTGGCTCGATGACAAATTTATTTTTTCAAACACCGATTTACGAGCCAGTTATTACGGATCGAATGACCTTGATGCGCACTTATCTTAATTACCATCAAGCCGTGTCTAAAGTGTTAAGTACGATAAGCGTACTGGATGCTAGCCAAGGTAGTAGTTCGCTAGATTCGCTCGCTACACGTTTTAATGCCGCGCAATTGGAGTTTAATAAACTCGGCTATTTACTGAAAGCCCATCGGCAGAGTTTTTCTGGCGAATTGCTTGATAAAATTGAGCAAGACAAGCAAGCTTATCAGCATCTTATGGATCGTTATATCTATCCCATGCTTGAAGGTAGCTACCAGTCTAATTTTAGCTTTAACTTTGATATAGATGAGTCTCGGTCTTTTTATTTGCAGTTGCATGAAACCTTGCACCTCATTGAAAAAGAGTTGTCTAGCCAATATCACCAGCTGCTTTTAGAAAAAACGGCGAAGCGCATGGCGCTAATAGTAGCTGCATTATTGCTTTTAATAGTGTTGTTTGTTTATGGGCGTGGCATTCGCCGCCAAGCTATTATTCCTTTGCAGGAAAACGAAGCTATTTTACGCTCGGCAGCCGCCGGCATTGTTCAAATTAATGCGCAGGATATAATGATTCGAGTCAATCCGGCGGCACTTAGCCTGTTTGGTTATGCGGAGACTGAGTTGCTTGGGCAGAACGTTAAAATCTTGATGCCTGATTCCTATGCTGAGCACCATGATCAGTACCTTGCGAACCAAGTTAATACGGGCGTCAATAAAATCATTGGTAAAGGCCGCGAAGTAGTCGCACTGAATAAACAGGGTGAGGCGTTCCCTATTCACTTAGCGATTAGTCGAGTGGATGGGGTTCAAGATCTTAGTTTTATTGGATTTGTTACTGACTTACGTGAACGTGAAGCGGAGCGTAAAGCGACCAACCTGCGTTCAAAGTTGCTAGGAGCACTCAAAAAAGCCACTGAAGAGTTTGTCGCTATTACAGATAACCAGGATCAAGTTTGGGATGATTTGCTGCATAGTGTTTTAGAGATAACAGACAGTGAACAGGGGTTTATTGGTGAGGTACTATTTCGAAATAATGGTGAGCGCTGTTTAAAAATACATGCGATTACTAATATTTCCTGGGATGAGCCGTCTTATCAGCTTTATGAGAAGTTAAAAAGCCAAGATATGTTGCTGTGTAGTGATAAAACCATGATAGGTTTAGCCATGCACCAAGAGCAGATTGTTATTGGTAATGATATGCAAAACGACCCACGCGGTGGGCATGCACCGCCTGGGCATCCGCCGCTTCGGAAGTATATGGGTGTGCCGATCTTTCAAGGTGGTGAGTTAGTTGGTGTGTATGGTATTGCCAATAGCCCGGAAGATTATAGCTTAGAATTGGCAGAGTTCCTTGAACCGTTTAACAATACGTGCGGGGTATTAATCGCCAGCTTGCGTCAAGCGGCCGAACAAAAAGACTTGTTGAAAAAACTCGAAATCGAAAAGCGTAATGCCGAACAGGCGGCTGAAGCGAAAGCCCACTTTTTGGCGAATATGAGTCATGAAGTTCGAACCCCAATGAATGCGATTTTGGGCATGTCGCATTTAGCATTAAAAACACAGCTTGATAACAAGCAGCGTGATTATGTAGAAAAAATTAAACGTTCAGCAGATAGTCTGCTAACAGTAATAAACGATATTTTGGACTTCTCTAAAATTGAAGCCGGTAAGTTAGAGCTGGAGGAAATTAAGCTTGATATAGAACAATTAGTTCAAGATGCCTTGCTGCCTGTGCAGGTTGCGGCTCGGGCTAAGCGATTGGAAATTGTGGTTGATATTCAGCCCGAGTTGACGGCTTACTATCCATCTCAAGTGTTTGGCGATGCCACTCGAATTGGACAAATCTTGATTAATCTTCTTAATAACGCGGTCAAGTTTACCGATCAAGGTTATATCCGGTTGAGTGTGGGGTTTGATAAACAAACCTGGAAGTTGGTTTTTGTAGTTGAAGATACCGGTATAGGGATGACGGATACGCAGATGCAGCGCTTGTTTTCTGAGTTTTCGCAAGCTGATGTCAGTACAACGCGCAAATACGGCGGAACAGGCTTAGGCTTAGTGATATCTCGTAACTTAGCACGCTTAATGGAGGGTGATTTGACGGTGACGAGTCAGCCAGGTGAGGGCAGCCAATTTACCCTTAGAGTTAATGTATGCTATGAAAACCAGCCTGCTGTTGTGTCCTGTAAAAAGTTAGCACAGACAGCGTTAGTTGTGGATGATCATCCGCTAGCTGCACAACAAGTTGAGAGCCAGTTAGCCTTATTCGATATTCAAACCATCACTATGGATTCTGCAGAAGACGCACTGCTGTATCTTTCGAAAGCAAAAACGCATCCCGATTGGCTTTTTATTGATTGGCAGATGCCCCAAATAAACGGAGTAGAGCTATTTAACCAGATTAAACAGCGCCATCCTGAACTTGTTGATCGCTGTATTCTTATGTCGTTTTATGATTGGCCTGACTTGCAAGAAGCCGCCCAGCGATATGGGATTAAACATACCTTGATGAAACCTGTTTTTGTTGCACCATTAAGTCAGTTGCTGCTAGGTCATACACAAGCCGATCAGCCGCAAGGGTTCGAAGGCTATCCGGACTTAAGTGGTAAGCGCATTTTATTGGTTGAGGATAACTCGATCAATCAGCAAATTGCACAAGAGTTTTTGGCTGAAACACACGCTGAGGTGATTAGTGCAGAAAATGGTGAGGTGGCGGTTTATCTCGTCACGCAAAGTGGACAGCACTTTGACCTTGTCTTGATGGATATTCAGATGCCGGTTATGGATGGGTTAAGTGCTACCCGTGCGTTACGCGCTGCGGGGGTAACTATTCCGATTATAGCGATGACGGCGCATGCGTTTGACGAAGAACGTCAACGCTGTGAAGTGGCAGGAATGAATGCGCACTTTACTAAGCCAATTATTCCAGAGCATTTATATGCGATGCTGGCAGAATGGCTCGATGTCGAAACGCGGTTGCATTCAAGTCAAACGGGATCTAGTGAGTTAGATCAAGCCTTGCGAGAGATTGATGGGTTGGACGAAGCGATTATAAAACGTAACCTAGGCAACAAACCCGAACTGCTTGTATCGGCATTGTGTGACTTTGTAGCACGCTATGCCAATGAGTTGGCGCAATTAAAGCAGACACTGAGCCTTGCGGATCAGGACACTAGTATGCTTAAAGCCCATACCCTAAAAGGCTTATCGGCAACTTTGGGTTTGGTTGAATTGGCAGGATTAATAGCTGAAGTCGAACATCATATTGAAGCGCAGCATTTAGAGGCGGCATTACGCCTGTTGGATAACGCTTCGCTAACAAACTATAAGGCGTTAATGAATCAGTTAGCGGATTTTTGTCAAGCGCATCAGGTCAATCAGCAACTGGTGGAGGTAGACCAAGCGCAATGGCCAACGATACTTGCAAGTTTTAAAGCCATGTTGGCTGATTTTAGTGGCACAACCCAGGATTACTTTGTAGAGCACAAGGCTTACTTTTTGCATTACTTGGCGACTGAAACCGTGCAACAGCTTGAAACGCAGTTGGATAATTTTGAGTTTGATGAGGCTTTATTACTTTTGCCTGATGAACTTGAAACATAA
- a CDS encoding sulfite exporter TauE/SafE family protein, with protein MILAWVGALIIGVTLGLLGSGGSILTVPVLVYLVGQDPKVAMAGSLMIVALISIFAAWPYARQKTIDWRMVGWFGIPGLIGAAGGAWLAHFIDSMVQMLIFAALMLSAAYLMFKPIDLNAPPKGRANYKIVADGLMVGALTGLVGVGGGFLIIPALILLGGLSMRLAVGTSLVIIVLKSLVGFVVYLDVLAAQDLALDWPIIIKFSLIGILGGWLGHKISHKFDQQKLRQFFAVFLVLMSLFILYQKLPGLVMGL; from the coding sequence ATGATTCTAGCTTGGGTCGGTGCGCTGATTATTGGTGTGACGTTGGGCTTGTTGGGTTCAGGTGGTTCGATTTTAACCGTCCCGGTTTTGGTGTATTTAGTCGGTCAAGACCCCAAAGTCGCGATGGCCGGCTCGTTGATGATTGTGGCGTTGATTTCGATTTTTGCCGCGTGGCCCTATGCGCGCCAGAAAACCATTGATTGGCGGATGGTCGGCTGGTTTGGCATACCCGGCCTTATTGGGGCGGCGGGCGGTGCTTGGCTGGCACATTTTATTGATTCAATGGTGCAAATGTTGATTTTTGCCGCGCTGATGTTAAGCGCGGCTTATTTAATGTTTAAGCCGATTGACTTAAATGCGCCGCCGAAGGGGCGCGCTAATTATAAGATTGTGGCCGATGGTTTGATGGTCGGTGCCTTGACAGGTCTGGTGGGTGTTGGTGGTGGATTTTTAATAATTCCCGCGCTGATTTTACTTGGTGGTCTGTCGATGCGTCTCGCGGTGGGCACCAGTTTAGTGATTATTGTATTGAAGTCACTGGTTGGTTTTGTGGTGTACTTAGATGTGCTGGCTGCGCAGGATTTAGCCTTGGATTGGCCGATTATTATCAAGTTTAGTTTGATCGGTATTTTAGGCGGCTGGCTGGGGCATAAAATTAGCCACAAATTCGACCAACAAAAACTGCGCCAATTTTTTGCGGTGTTTTTAGTATTAATGAGCTTGTTTATTTTGTATCAAAAACTACCAGGCCTGGTGATGGGGTTGTGA
- the trmA gene encoding tRNA (uridine(54)-C5)-methyltransferase TrmA yields the protein MFEVVSVLCQVFPQDYQQQLDEKQQRLTALIPQVAGCLEVFGSPPTHYRQRAEFRIWHTPARLFYAMFDPANPKQPVEISACPMACEPIDGLMQPLLAKISENEILKNGLFEIDFLATLSGEMLVTLIYRKKLADQAWLPAAQTLRDCLPINHIIGRSRKQKIVLDQDFVIERLEADHQAWWFQQVENSFTQPNAQMAQNMLSWARAQSRQIVAQAPSDLLELYCGNGHFSIALADIFKQVLATEISKSSVKSAQFNLQANQIENVTVVKMAAQEVSLAMQGQAFNRMADVDLAAHDFQTIFVDPPRSGLDDLTRKMAAQYPHILYISCNPETLARDLSVLLQTHELRAAALFDQFPYSHHLESGVWLTRKAL from the coding sequence ATGTTTGAGGTCGTGTCGGTGCTTTGTCAGGTTTTTCCACAGGATTATCAACAACAGTTAGATGAGAAGCAGCAGCGTTTAACCGCGCTGATTCCACAAGTGGCCGGTTGTTTAGAGGTGTTTGGCTCGCCGCCCACCCATTATCGCCAACGGGCGGAGTTTCGGATTTGGCATACGCCGGCGCGTTTGTTTTATGCGATGTTTGATCCGGCTAACCCCAAGCAACCCGTTGAAATTAGTGCCTGCCCGATGGCCTGTGAGCCGATTGATGGTTTAATGCAACCCTTGTTAGCGAAAATTAGCGAAAACGAGATTTTAAAAAACGGTTTATTTGAGATAGATTTTCTCGCTACCTTGAGCGGCGAAATGCTGGTTACACTGATTTACCGTAAAAAGTTGGCTGACCAGGCCTGGTTGCCAGCGGCGCAAACCCTGCGTGATTGTTTACCGATTAATCATATTATTGGGCGCAGTCGCAAGCAGAAAATTGTGCTTGATCAGGATTTTGTTATCGAGCGGTTAGAAGCCGACCACCAGGCCTGGTGGTTTCAGCAGGTTGAAAATAGCTTTACCCAACCAAATGCGCAGATGGCGCAAAATATGCTCAGTTGGGCGCGCGCGCAAAGTCGTCAAATTGTGGCGCAAGCACCGAGCGATTTGCTGGAGCTTTATTGCGGGAATGGTCATTTTTCAATTGCGCTAGCGGATATTTTTAAGCAGGTGTTGGCCACCGAGATTTCAAAGTCCTCGGTTAAATCCGCGCAGTTTAATTTACAGGCGAATCAGATTGAAAATGTCACCGTGGTCAAAATGGCGGCACAAGAGGTGTCGCTTGCGATGCAAGGCCAAGCGTTTAATCGGATGGCGGACGTAGATTTAGCCGCCCATGATTTTCAAACCATTTTTGTTGACCCACCGCGCTCAGGGCTTGATGACCTAACCCGTAAAATGGCAGCGCAGTATCCGCATATTTTGTATATCTCCTGTAACCCTGAAACCCTTGCGCGCGATTTGAGTGTGTTATTACAAACCCATGAATTACGCGCTGCGGCGCTGTTTGACCAATTTCCCTATAGTCACCACCTTGAGTCGGGTGTTTGGCTGACCCGGAAAGCCTTATGA
- the polA gene encoding DNA polymerase I produces MSQTPTAPIILVDGSSYLFRAFHAMPPLTNAAGHPTGAIYGVTNMIGKLLETYQPEHMAVVFDAKGKTFRNELFPEYKAHRPPMPDELRVQIEPIHQIVKALGLPLLVIEGVEADDVIGTLAVQATQAQRDALISTGDKDMAQLVNAHITLINTMTDTLMTPDKVVEKFGIRPDQIIDYLALMGDSSDNIPGIPKCGPKTAVKWLDAYGNIDNLIAHADEIKGKIGETLREHIAHLALSRQLTTIRTDCDLPINLPDLVRREADIDALRRLFSEYEFKNWLKQLEQAQLPFSKQVNHHARPGANNPQKNRVKPAETPPYPKGTTGLAVKTLESADYQTILTQADFDLWLQKLTQAEHFAIDTETTSLDSMQAQLVGLSFALEQGGKIQAAYLPLRHDYEDAPSQLGFDATLAELKPLLESTKPQKVGQNLKYDWHVFHNHGIVLQGIAFDTMLESYVLNSVASRHNMDDLAEFYLQKTTIKFADLAGKGKNQKTFNQIELEQATPYAAEDADITLQLHHALHPKLTQQPGLVAVLNEIEMPLLPILAKMERHGMLIDKDLLKIQSAELAEKITALEEEAYRLAGQQFNLGSPKQLQEILFEKLGLPVIKKTPKGVPSTAEPVLAELAQQGHELPKVITQHRSLAKLKSTYTDALPKQINPQTGRVHTSYQQAVASTGRLSSTDPNLQNIPIRTAEGRRIRQAFIARPGYKLVAADYSQIELRIMAHLSQDAGLVAAFAQGKDIHQATAAEIFDMPLADVTTEQRRSAKAVNFGLIYGMSAFGLANQLGIDRGLAQAYIDRYFERYPGVKTYMNTTKADAQYYGYVETLAGRRFYLPDIKARGPRKQHAERTAINAPMQGSAADIIKKAMITLDQWIDQSGLDIRMLMQVHDELVFEVKTEQLKQLKPQIKRIMESAMTLNVPLIVEIGEGDNWDQAH; encoded by the coding sequence ATGTCTCAAACACCTACTGCTCCGATTATTTTGGTTGATGGTTCGTCTTATTTATTTCGTGCATTTCATGCGATGCCGCCGCTGACGAATGCCGCTGGGCATCCAACGGGGGCGATTTATGGCGTAACCAATATGATTGGCAAGCTACTGGAAACCTATCAGCCAGAGCACATGGCGGTGGTGTTTGATGCCAAGGGCAAGACCTTTCGCAATGAGCTTTTTCCTGAATACAAAGCCCATCGCCCGCCGATGCCGGATGAGTTACGGGTTCAAATTGAGCCGATTCACCAGATTGTTAAGGCGCTCGGATTACCCTTATTGGTGATTGAGGGGGTGGAAGCCGATGATGTGATTGGCACGCTGGCGGTGCAAGCGACGCAAGCGCAACGCGATGCGCTGATTTCGACCGGCGACAAGGACATGGCGCAGCTGGTGAATGCACATATTACGCTGATTAACACCATGACCGATACCCTAATGACACCGGATAAGGTGGTGGAAAAGTTTGGGATTCGCCCAGATCAAATCATCGACTATTTGGCGCTGATGGGCGATAGCTCGGACAACATCCCCGGCATTCCAAAATGTGGCCCGAAAACCGCAGTGAAATGGCTGGACGCTTATGGCAATATTGATAACCTGATCGCGCATGCCGATGAAATCAAGGGCAAGATTGGTGAAACCCTACGCGAACATATTGCGCATTTGGCGCTGTCGCGCCAGCTGACCACGATTCGAACAGATTGCGATTTACCGATCAATCTGCCTGATTTAGTCCGCCGTGAGGCCGATATCGATGCACTCAGGCGCTTGTTTAGCGAGTATGAATTTAAAAACTGGCTCAAACAGCTTGAACAAGCTCAATTGCCTTTTAGTAAACAGGTGAATCACCATGCCAGGCCTGGTGCTAACAACCCGCAAAAAAATCGAGTAAAACCCGCTGAAACACCACCATACCCAAAGGGCACGACGGGCCTGGCTGTAAAAACATTAGAATCCGCTGACTATCAAACGATTCTAACCCAGGCCGATTTTGATTTGTGGCTCCAAAAACTCACCCAGGCTGAACACTTTGCTATCGACACCGAAACCACCTCACTGGATTCGATGCAAGCGCAATTAGTTGGACTTAGCTTTGCGCTTGAGCAGGGGGGTAAAATTCAAGCCGCTTATCTGCCCCTGCGCCATGATTATGAAGACGCACCGAGCCAACTGGGTTTTGATGCCACACTCGCTGAGCTGAAACCGTTACTCGAATCAACCAAGCCGCAAAAAGTTGGGCAAAATCTAAAATACGATTGGCACGTTTTTCACAATCACGGCATTGTTTTACAAGGCATCGCGTTTGACACCATGCTCGAATCCTATGTGCTCAATTCGGTTGCCAGCCGTCACAATATGGACGATTTGGCCGAGTTTTATCTGCAAAAAACCACCATTAAATTTGCCGACCTTGCCGGTAAAGGCAAAAACCAAAAAACCTTTAACCAAATTGAGCTGGAGCAGGCCACGCCTTACGCCGCCGAAGATGCTGATATTACGTTGCAACTGCATCACGCCTTGCACCCCAAGCTAACCCAACAACCAGGCCTGGTAGCGGTATTAAACGAAATTGAAATGCCGTTATTGCCGATTTTAGCCAAAATGGAACGCCACGGCATGTTAATCGACAAGGATCTGCTGAAGATTCAAAGCGCTGAGTTGGCCGAAAAAATTACCGCCCTCGAAGAAGAAGCCTATCGCCTTGCGGGGCAGCAATTTAACCTTGGCTCCCCCAAGCAACTGCAAGAAATCTTGTTTGAAAAACTGGGTTTACCGGTGATTAAAAAGACCCCGAAAGGCGTGCCCTCGACCGCCGAACCCGTGCTCGCTGAACTTGCGCAGCAAGGTCACGAGCTGCCCAAAGTCATTACCCAACACCGCAGCTTAGCCAAGCTTAAATCGACATATACCGATGCGCTACCCAAGCAAATCAACCCACAAACCGGGCGGGTTCACACCTCTTATCAGCAGGCCGTGGCATCAACCGGGCGCTTATCGTCTACTGATCCTAACCTACAAAATATTCCGATTCGCACCGCCGAAGGGCGGCGTATTCGCCAAGCGTTTATCGCCAGGCCTGGTTATAAACTGGTCGCCGCTGACTATTCACAAATCGAGTTGCGCATTATGGCGCATTTAAGCCAAGATGCCGGCCTGGTAGCAGCGTTTGCGCAAGGCAAGGATATTCACCAAGCTACGGCGGCAGAAATTTTTGATATGCCGCTGGCCGATGTCACCACCGAACAGCGCCGTAGCGCCAAAGCGGTCAACTTTGGTTTAATTTATGGCATGTCGGCGTTTGGCTTGGCTAACCAGCTGGGGATAGATCGCGGCCTGGCACAAGCTTATATTGACCGTTATTTTGAGCGCTATCCCGGGGTCAAAACCTATATGAACACCACCAAAGCCGATGCCCAGTATTATGGTTATGTGGAAACCCTTGCTGGGCGACGCTTTTATCTGCCGGATATCAAAGCGCGTGGTCCACGCAAGCAGCACGCCGAACGCACCGCCATTAACGCCCCGATGCAGGGTAGCGCCGCTGATATTATTAAAAAAGCGATGATAACCCTAGATCAGTGGATCGACCAAAGTGGCTTGGATATTCGGATGCTGATGCAGGTACACGATGAATTGGTTTTTGAAGTTAAAACCGAACAACTTAAACAGCTCAAGCCGCAGATTAAGCGCATAATGGAAAGCGCGATGACGCTGAATGTGCCCTTAATTGTTGAAATCGGTGAAGGCGATAATTGGGATCAGGCGCATTAA